Proteins co-encoded in one Paracoccus aestuarii genomic window:
- a CDS encoding Gfo/Idh/MocA family protein, with the protein MKIALAGIGKIALDQHVPALAASPDWTLAATLSRHGRVEGVPAFADIDAMLAAHPDIGAVSLCLPPVPRFDAAQAVLRAGRHLMLEKPPGATLAEVHALQAMAADAGVTIFATWHSRMALGVAAARDWLAGRRVTGGRITWREDVRHWHPGQDWIFEAGGMGVFDPGINALSILTHILPTPARLTAAELDIPANRQAPIAARLDFAGGITADLDFRQQGPQTWDIALETDGGRLALSQGGNLLEIDDRPVQGRGGIAGEYPALYARMADLVARGASDVDLAPMVLVADAFTLGRRATVASFDF; encoded by the coding sequence ATGAAGATCGCGCTTGCGGGCATCGGCAAGATCGCCCTGGACCAGCATGTCCCCGCCTTGGCCGCCAGCCCCGACTGGACCTTGGCCGCCACCCTGTCGCGCCATGGCCGGGTCGAGGGCGTGCCCGCCTTCGCCGATATCGACGCGATGCTGGCGGCCCATCCCGATATCGGCGCCGTCAGCCTGTGCCTGCCGCCGGTGCCGCGATTCGACGCGGCGCAGGCGGTCCTGCGGGCGGGCCGGCACCTGATGCTGGAAAAGCCCCCCGGCGCGACCTTGGCCGAGGTCCACGCCCTGCAGGCCATGGCGGCGGATGCCGGGGTGACGATCTTTGCCACCTGGCATTCGCGCATGGCCCTGGGCGTGGCCGCCGCGCGCGACTGGCTGGCCGGGCGGCGCGTCACCGGCGGCCGGATCACCTGGCGCGAGGATGTGCGCCACTGGCATCCCGGCCAGGACTGGATCTTCGAGGCCGGGGGCATGGGCGTCTTCGACCCCGGCATCAACGCCCTGTCGATCCTGACCCATATCCTGCCCACCCCCGCGCGCCTGACGGCGGCAGAGCTGGACATCCCCGCCAACCGCCAGGCCCCCATCGCCGCCCGGCTGGACTTCGCCGGGGGCATCACCGCCGATCTGGATTTTCGCCAGCAGGGTCCGCAGACCTGGGACATCGCGCTGGAAACCGATGGCGGCCGGCTGGCCCTGAGCCAGGGGGGCAACCTGCTGGAAATCGACGACCGGCCCGTGCAGGGTCGGGGCGGCATCGCGGGGGAATATCCCGCGCTCTATGCGCGCATGGCCGATCTGGTCGCGCGCGGGGCATCCGATGTCGATCTGGCGCCGATGGTGCTGGTCGCGGATGCCTTCACCTTGGGCCGGCGGGCGACCGTCGCGTCCTTCGATTTCTGA